gtatatcacatataccttgggtgttgtcggccttcttcttgtccgctaaatatttggggcagttccgcttccagtgaccacttcccttgcaataaaagcactcagtcccgggcttgggtccattctttgacttcttcccagtaactggtttaccgggcgcggcaactcccttgccgtccttcttgaagttcttcttacccttgcccttcttgaacttggtggttttattcaccatcagcacttgatgttcttttctgatctccccttccgctgatttcagcattgaatatacctcggaaatggtcttttccatcccctgcatattgtagttcatcacaaagctcttgtagcttggtggaagcgactggaggattctgtcaatgaccgcgtcatccgggagattaactcccagctgagacaagcggttgtgcaacccagacattctgagtatgtgctcactaacagaactgttctcctccattttacagctgaagaacttgtcggagacatcatatctctcgacccgggcatgagcttgaaaaaccagtttcagctcctcgaacatctcatatgctccatgtttctcaaaacgcttttggagacccggttctaagctgtaaagcatgctgcactgaacgagggagtaatcatcagcacgtgattgccaagcgttcataacgtcttggttctgtgggattggtgcatcacctagcggtgcttctaagacataatctttcttggctactatgaggatgagcctcaggttccggacccagtccgtatagttgctgccatcatctttcagcttggttttctctaggaacgcgttgaaattgaggacaatgttggccatttgatctacaagacatagtgtaaagattttagactaagttcatgataattgagttcatctaatcaaattatttaatgaactcccactcagatagacatccctctagtcatctaagtgaaacatgatccgagtttaactaggccgtgtccgatcatcacgtgagacggactagtcaagatcggtgaacatctccatgttgatcgtatcttctatacgactcatgctcgacctttcggtcctccatgttccgaggccatgtctgtacatgctaggctcgtcaagtcaacctaagtgtattgcgtgtgttccgaggccatgtctgtacatgctaggctcgtcaacacccgttgtattcgaacgttaggatctatcacacccgatcatcacgtggtgcttcgaaacaacgaaccttcgcaacggtgcacagttagggtgaacactttcttgaaattattataagggatcatcctacttgctaccgtcgttctaagcaaataagatgcaaaaacatgataaacatcacatgcaatcaaatagtgacatgatatggccaatatcatcatgctcctttgatctccatcttcggggcaccatgatcatctttgtcaccggcatgacaccatgatctccatcatcatgatctccatcattgtgtcttcatgaagtcgtcacgccaacgattacttctacttctatggctaacgcgtttagcaacaaagtaaagtaaattacatggcgttattcaatgacacgcaggtcatgcaaaataataaagacaactcctatggctcctgccggttgtcatactcatcgacatgcaagtcgtgattcctattacaagaatatgatcaatctcatacatcacatatatcattcatcacatcttctggccatatcacatcacataacacatgctgcaaaaacaagttagacgtcctctaattgttgttgcaagtttttacgtggtttgtaggtttctagcaagaacgtttcttacctacgtatgaccacaacgtgatttgccaatttctatttacccttcataaggacccttttcatcgaatccgttccgactaaagtaggagagacagacacccgccagccaccttatgcaactagtgcatgtcaatcggtggaacctgtctcacgtaagcgtacgtgtaaggtcggtccgggccgcttcatcctacaatgccgccgaaacaagaaacgactagtagcggcaagaagaattggcaaactcaacgcccacaacttctttgtgttctactcgtgcatagtaactacgcataggcctggctcatgatgccactgttgggaatcgtagcataatttaaaattttcctacgctcaccaagatgcatctatggagtctactagcaacgaggggaaaggagtgcatttacatacccttgtagatcgcgagcggaagcgttccaatgaacgtggatgacggagtcgtactcgccgtgatccaaatcaccgatgaccgagtgccgaacggacggcacctccgcgttcaacacacgtacggtgcagcgacgtctcctccttcttgatccagcaagggggaaggagaggttgatggagatccaacagcacgacggcgtggtggtggatgtagcgggtctccggcagggcttcgccgagtttctgcgagagagagagagaggtgttgcaggggaggagggaggcgcccaaggctgtaggttgctgccctccctcccccccctttatataggcccctgggggggtgcgccagccctgggagatgggatctccaggggggcggcggccaaggggggaaggggttgccttgccccccaaggcaagggggaagctccccccctagggttcccaaccctaggcgcatggggggaggcccaaggggggcgccccagcccactaagggctggttcccttccactttcagcccacggggccctccgggataggtggccccacccgatggacccccgggacccttccggtggtcccggtacaataccggtaacccccgaaactttcccggtggccgaaacttgacttcctatatataattcttcacctccggaccattccggaacctctcgtgacgtccgggatctcatccgggactccgaacaactttcgggtttccgcatacatatatctctacaaccctagcgtcaccggaccttaagtgtgtagaccctacgggttcgggagacatgcagacatgaccgagacgcctctccggtcaataaccaacagcgggatctggatacccatgttggctcccacatgttccacgatgatctcatcggatgaaccacggtgtcgaggattcaatcaatccgtatgcaattctctttgtcaatcggtatgttacttgcccgaggttcgatcgtcggtatcccaatactttgttcaatctcgttaccggcaagtctctttactcgtaccgcaatgcatgatcccgtgactaacgccttagtcacattgagctcattatgatgatgcattaccgagtgggcccagagatacctctccgtcacacggagtgacaaatcccagtctcgatccgtgccaacccaacagacactttcggagatacccgtaatgcacctttatagtcacccagttacgttgtgacgtttggcacacccaaagcactcctacggtatccgggagttgcacgatctcatggtataaggaaaagatacttgacattggaaaagctctagcaaacgaaactacacgatcttttatgctatgcttaggattgggtcttgtccatcacatcattctcctaatgatgtgatcccgttatcaatgacatccaatgtccatagtcaggaaccatgactatctgttgatcaacgagctagtcaactagaggcttactagggacacgttgtggtctatgtattcacacatgtattaggatttccggacaatacaattatagcatgaataatagacaattaccatgaacaaagaaatataataataaccatttattattgcctctagggcatatttccaacaaaaaaatgttcatgtaattctAAAACGTGTTCATGTCTGTTGAAGAAATTCTATGTTTTCCAAAACAATGTTCATGTATATATACAAAAAGGTTCATATAATTTTAAAGTGTCCACACATTTCATAATAATATTCATACTAGTTTTAGAAAAGGGTTCGCCTTTTAAAAATAGTGTGGTTTTAAAAGTGTTTATGAATGAATAATTTTTTATATGATTCGAAATTGTTCATGcatttataaaaaaatgttcaatatgtCAAAAAGAATGTTCAGGTATGCCAAAAAAAATGTCCACGAGTATAAACAATACTTGTGTATTTTTTAGAAAATTATCCAGTATGTCAAAAAGAAAAAAGGTGAGGAAATAGGATAAATAGAAATGAAGGGAGTAAAtattaaaagaaaaggaaaaagaaacaaaagaaaacaaacatGTGACTTAGTGTAACTAATACATCCTAACACTACCACCTGATACAGCTCGATATTGCCCCCTTCCCAACATCGCTCTCTTTGCCCTCTCCTCTAGCCCCGGATCTCTCCACCATCAGccctcccctctcctctccaggCTCCAGCCTGGGTAGGCAAGCTGTGTGAGAACCCATTCCCTTGTTCCCTAGTAGTTGCACGTAATTTTTGTGTCATTTGTGGCTAGTGTCGACTTTTCTTATCAGATTGGTGGATTCTATGAGCCCTATGGGTGGTCATTTTTAACGCCATTGGTGTGGTTCTCATTAGCGTCATCATTGTCTCTACCATTGCCACAATTGGCTTCATAATTAATCCCTCCTTGGTTCGTGTCGATTTGGATCTCCCCTCCTCCTCGGCTTGTCGTGGAAGAGGTGGGCATGGATCTATGTCGGCCTCTTGATCTGCTTCTTCTTATTCTTTGGTCTATTAAAGTCGTGTTTTCTCCTCCTATACTCGGCTAATCAAATCCACAAATCCTTTCTTCTCTACGAGTTTTGATTCTGGATGACTGCAGATGAGCTGAACGGCTCAATACTAAGTTGTCGTTGAACAACTGAAGTACTGTAGAAGCAAAGCAAGGTTGTTTTGAATTCAGTTAAGAAAATTGATTCCGAGATGTTCTGATGGTGTGTAAAATTTTGATTTCCAtgtaaaaaaatggaaaatggatttCCATGAAAACTTGGTGCTTCAGGGTTCAATTGCCATGTCCACTAAACTTGATTACACCTGTTTTTATGCATATTTTACTTTCAATTTGAACTTGGCCCCCTCTTGGTTGCTTGCCATGCTCATTACCTATTGAAGCATTATTTTTGCCCTCCGTGATGTAAAAAGTGACCATGCCTTATTATAGGGCACCTGCTATAAGGCCGTCTATGATAGAGGGGCTCCTGTTTGGCCGGTTAGAATATTAAAAAAAACTCAATTAAGATAATTGAATCCGTAGAGGAGTTCTTTTTTTGAGAATAATCCATAGAGGAGTCTGCCGCCCCCAACGCATATTCAGGCGCTAACCGAATCGATTTTTTTGCTAAAGGATGTGCATTGCACTTGTTAGAAAAGTCCATGCCAAAAAAAATAAAAGACCAGGCGCCGAGTCAATGCCAGCCAAAATCCTGGGATTGAGCTGGATTACATCAAAACGGCCAGGAATCAAAGCGTAGCGCCTCGTCTAAGCGCCCGCGTTGTAGGTGCCCTAATGCAGTCCGTATGCCCAAAAAGAGGCTGCAAATGCCAATGTTCTAAAAAGTTATTCAGTTATCCTAAAAAAAATGTTATTCAGTTAAGCGCATGTCGGGCTCACGTGCAGCGTTCGGGGTCGCGCGTTCTGGACGGTGGATCCATCCTCGATCTTCTCGAAGAATCCTATCTACATGGAACCGCCAACCCTTCCCACGTTGGCTCACGTGAAAAGAGCCCGGGGATCGGTCGGTCGTCGCGCCTCGCACGCCACTCCACCGCGTGATGCGAtgcgacgcgacgcgacgcggtACGGGCCCGACAGCGAAGCAAGGTAATTACGCGCTGCTCCGAGGGCCTAAGTGCAAGAAAGCCGACGACGAGGCAAGGAGTGCCGGAGGAGCAGCAGCTTGCGCCCACTATAGAAATCCCTCGCCCTCCGTCTCCGCTCCCCCCAAATCCCCCGAATTTGACCCGTTTCTCCGCCGATTCGCGTCACCCCCCCTTTCTGCTCGGGTCGGTGAGTGGTCTCAACCCCCGGAGGGATGGGGTACCTGAGCACCGTCATCGGCCACCCCACGGACGGATCGCCGGTCAGCGGCGGCGGCCTCAGGTTGGGAGCCACCCCCGGAATCTCTTTTGCCCGCGCCTTTTCGCCCTTGTCTGTGCTTGATCTGCTCGAATTGCTCTAGTGGCAGTCCGATTCGTCGTCAATTCGATTCGGGGCGCACGCGCGCGCGCCCCTAGCTCAGCCTCCGGCGTGCGGTGGTAAATGCAGTAATCCTCGTCGGTTACTGCGGTTCAGGCACGCAATTTTGCGGTATGGGCGGCTTCGAACATCACACCGATTTAGCGTATCGAGTGGTGGTGATCTCGTTGCCACGAGCGAGGAGGTGTTTCCCTTCTCTGTAGCTCATAATCGTTAGGCCACCTGTTGCTGGATAACCAACGATGGTATTGGTCATCCAAAGAAAAATCGTGTTGTGCTTTGGAACTGACAAATTTTGGCTGGAGTTATTATATgccttttttatatttatttaaataCGACACCTAATTTCGTTCGCCAAGACACCGAACTCATAAGGAGACTGAATAGTTATGCTAGTGAGCTAAGTATATACCTTGTCGTCTTGAGTAAATCGAGGGTTATTCGGCACGTAGACCAAATGAATCCTTGGCATTCTGAGTTGGTAAATAAGCCAGGATGTCCTGCTGGGAATGCTAGTATAAGATTTGAGACAACCTTAACGATGCCTTCTCTTTCTATTGGTTCAGAATCATAATCAGGGGAAGCAAGTTAATGAATGATATTAGTGATCTTAACCGGCACGGCTCAGCTGCACTTAACCACCAGCCACACACAGAGTCATGATAGCCACCTATGGCTCCTTTTGTAACACAAACATAATACTTCTTTGCATAAATGGATCTAGTCGTGTGTGGTTTCATCATGCTATGGCAGCTCCTTCAGACAACATTTCATCGTTTGTggctccgcaagctaataatacatgGCATAGGTTCTGTCCTATTGGCTTGGTACGTTCCATATCCCCTTCCCGAGTCTGCCCTGCTCTGCTCTGCTCATCTGATATGTACATTTTGGCTCACGGCCATGGCCTCCCCCAAATTTTGCTCAATTCATTAACTAGGCAAGTTGGTTTGGTGGCTGACTGTTGCTGCATGAAACTGCTCAATTATTTGTCCTTCCCAATACCAGCCTCTGATCAGTACAGGTTGGAGGGACATTTCCGGAATCACATATATATAGTGGTTGCTTCCAAATGAATTTTTCGGTACTAGTACATTTTTGGTAGCAGTTGCTTCCTAGTGAACTGTCGCTAGTATATAACTATTGTAGTGGCGCAATCCAGATACATGCAGTGATATGTTTGTATCCACTCTGTGAATGGTACTATGGGATCTCTAGTAATATAGCAACTCCATATTTGTATTATGTTGTTATCGGCTAAAAGACCGGTTAATTAGGGCTGTTACCGTGTAGTTATTATACCTGTTTGCTCAGCTTTTCTCATTTGTTTTTCTGCCAGCCAGAATGGTAAGTTTAGCTATGGTTATGCGAGCTCCCTGGGTAAAAGGGCTTCCATggaagacttctatgagacaagaATTGAAAGTGTCGATGGGCAGCTTATTGGTTTATTCGGAGTTTTTGATGGTATGTATCATCTCTCTTCACGTAGTTTTTGTTCATGGCTAATTCTTATTTAAGCTTAGAACTTCGATAAGAGGGCGTTTTTCATATTTGGCACAATGTGCCAAAAGATCACACTGATATTTCTTATCTCGTACTTGAATCTGTATAATATAGCGTAGCTAGCACCATAAAATTCTTTGCTCTTCGAAATGTATGTTGTTTCTTGTGGCTAAAGCAACCATTATTCGAGGGGTTAATGGATAAAAGAACATATAAAATACTCACAGGGGGCACAATGAAAAAGCTAAAGTTGAACAAGCCAAGCAAATTTGCTATTTTCTTCCAAATCGGGTTGTTAAATGCACGGCTCATTTTTATAGGTCATGGTGGTGCTAAAGTAGCTGAGTATGTCAAACACAACCTCTTCAGCCATCTTCTTAGGCATCCAAAGTTCATGAGCGACACAAAAGTGGCTATAGGTATCTCCTTGTTCTTTTTGCTACTAATCCGCTCGACCACCGAGTTGTGTGAATAAAACTAACATAATCATTGCATTATATTGCTATCTGCAGATGATTCTTATAAAAGTACCGACAGTGAGTTCTTGGAATCTGACAGTACTCAAAACCAGTGTGGGTCAACAGCATCAACTGCTGTACTTGTTGGTAATCGTCTCTTTGTCGCAAATGTTGGAGACTCCAGGGCTATCATATGCAGGGCAGGAAATGGTAACCAACATTCAACATTTTTATTGCTTTTACTTCATACTTTCTGAGACTATGCATTTTCGTTTAAGACTTGTTCAATGAATATAGCAGAATGGACAAACTTGGTCTACTTCCAACCTACTACAAAGTTATATGATTACAATATGGATCAATATTTTTCATTAGTAACTGGGTTTTAAGGTTTTAGTTGATTATGGGAACATTCTATAAGGGGTGTATTGGAAACGGTGTGCTGCAAATGTGTGTTATGAAGTTGAGAGCACATCATTTACAGACATCTACTCAACAGTATGTTTTCATGCATGCTTGTAAAAGTTAAGAACATGTTATACGATTATTTTGTATTTGACTGGATGTATGATTATTTTGTTTTTAACAGAGGCCTTTCCTAAAGGCTTAAATGCTTGCCTCGTTTTATGAAAGCGCTGTTTTTGCCTGTAGATGCCAGTATTCTTCTTTCACACTAAAGTAGTCAATAGGCTAATAGACTCAAGTTATTTTGATGGCAAATCAATGCGATGGGAAGTAAAGTAGTGGTAATACTTTTATCAGTTCTTCACTTAATGGGGTGTACTGGTTTTTGCAGCTGTACCTGTTTCGAAAGATCACAAGCCTGATCAGACAGATGAGCGGCAACGTATTGAAGAAGCTGGAGGTTTTGTTATGTGGGCAGGTACTGTGCACTGCACTCTCTTCAAATTATCTGGATGGGATATGATTGCCTTTCTAATGATGGTTTTCTGTTCCACAGGAACATGGCGTGTTGGTGGTGTACTTGCTGTTTCTCGCGCTTTTGGTGACAAGCTCTTAAAGCAGTATGTAGTTGTGGATCCAGAGATCCGGGTACGAACTTTTGGAGTGTTTAATGTTTCTCATTTTATTTCTCTCTCTAACTGCATATGCATGTAAGTAGGCATTCATCTTCATGACTCTTTGTGAGTCACTGTAACAATAGAAGAACTACTTCTCTTTCTGCATATGCCGTCTGGAGGGGCTTAAGAATTTTTGTTCTTTATATTCACCTTTAATAAATGATGATCGTGCTTAGTAATGCTTTGCTGGGTCATAGGAGGAAATCGTTGACGAGTCCCTGGAGTTTCTCATCCTTGCAAGCGATGGGCTGTGGGATGTGGTCTCTAACGAGGTAATTCAAGAAAACTGAATGATTTCAAGACCTGTATCATATTCCGCGTGTCTGATCTGCCCTTTCTACACAACGTTTCTAATGCAGGAGGCTGTCGATATGACCCGGTCAATACAAGACCCAGAGGAAGCTGCTAAGAGGCTCTTGCAGGAGGCCTACAAGCGGGAGAGCAGTGACAACATAACCTGCGTCGTCGTGCGCTTCTTTCACGGGCAAGGGAGTAGTGGGCCTGCTTAAAGCAGGTGCGAAGAGTTACTCTCAACTTCTCAAGTCGACGTTGTACTGTGATGACACGCGTACATGCCTTGATTGATTCTTAAGGTTTAAACGAAGAGAAACTGGAAGTAGGAAAAGTGTACTCTGATATGAGAACAAAAGTTTAGGAACGAAGTGTGCCCTAGGCCTTAGATTTAACAATAAATTTGCTGGTGATGAACTGATGACCGTTCATCGTGGTTTAGTTGTGGATGGTGTTGGGTCTGATGAGTGTGTTGTATCTTGTTGTGGATTGCCAAACCATGTGTGAGTGTGATGTAAGCGATTATTGTTGTACTGAAATTGAGCAATGACAAGTATAATTGAGTTGTTGGATGGATCTTAATTTCGATgttttcttttgtgtgtgtgtgtgtgtgtggactctAGAGACTTAATTCTACTGGGTTGTGTTGTGTACATACAAAAACTTTGAAGAGTGGCCTTGTACAGTGTTTTTTCTTTGCGTGGAAAATGGGAATTCTATCATGATAATATGATTACAATCTGGTAGTGGCAGCAGGTCCTTCATACACGGAGGGCCCCTATGCAACCATGCAGCTACTCTGTACGACTGTAATTAGCCAATTGATCTGCTATCCTATTTTGACCTCTTCTAAACAAGATGCTAAACCACACACAGAACGGCATGCAAAGGCTTCGGAACAGTAGAAGATGGCACAGACAACGCCTCCACCATGCATGTCTGAATTTAGTCCTCCCAGGATTGTAGCATGCCTATCTCCTTCAGACGCGTCGCTATATAGTTTCAGCGTTGCTCCCTTGGGCGCCATGGTTTTTATCTAGACCAGAAGAAACCTGCATGGAAAATAGGTTGAGTATCTCTGATCACATAAAGATATTGTTACAATCACAACTAGCATCTTTTTCAGGATTGACCGCATCGCCATGAATCGCATGGATCCGTTCAAGCAGATTTTTATTTTCATAAGCAAAAGTAGGCGGAACAAAAGCCAGCGAGTAGTTTTTCCGATAAATTTTGTATCCAACCCACGCAATCCC
This region of Triticum aestivum cultivar Chinese Spring chromosome 2D, IWGSC CS RefSeq v2.1, whole genome shotgun sequence genomic DNA includes:
- the LOC123054842 gene encoding probable protein phosphatase 2C 45 isoform X2, which gives rise to MGYLSTVIGHPTDGSPVSGGGLSQNGKFSYGYASSLGKRASMEDFYETRIESVDGQLIGLFGVFDGHGGAKVAEYVKHNLFSHLLRHPKFMSDTKVAIDDSYKSTDSEFLESDSTQNQCGSTASTAVLVGNRLFVANVGDSRAIICRAGNAVPVSKDHKPDQTDERQRIEEAGGFVMWAGTWRVGGVLAVSRAFGDKLLKQYVVVDPEIREEIVDESLEFLILASDGLWDVVSNEEAVDMTRSIQDPEEAAKRLLQEAYKRESSDNITCVVVRFFHGQGSSGPA
- the LOC123054842 gene encoding probable protein phosphatase 2C 45 isoform X1; translated protein: MGYLSTVIGHPTDGSPVSGGGLSQNGKFSYGYASSLGKRASMEDFYETRIESVDGQLIGLFGVFDGHGGAKVAEYVKHNLFSHLLRHPKFMSDTKVAIDDSYKSTDSEFLESDSTQNQCGSTASTAVLVGNRLFVANVGDSRAIICRAGNAVPVSKDHKPDQTDERQRIEEAGGFVMWAGTVHCTLFKLSGWDMIAFLMMVFCSTGTWRVGGVLAVSRAFGDKLLKQYVVVDPEIREEIVDESLEFLILASDGLWDVVSNEEAVDMTRSIQDPEEAAKRLLQEAYKRESSDNITCVVVRFFHGQGSSGPA